Within Actinosynnema pretiosum, the genomic segment GCGCTGCGCGTAGACTCACGCCCCGTGAGTTTGACCCTCGGTATCGTCGGCCTGCCCAACGTCGGCAAGTCCACCCTGTTCAACGCCCTCACGCGCAACGACGTGCTCGCGGCGAACTACCCGTTCGCCACGATCGAGCCGAACGTCGGCGTGGTGCCGTTGCCGGATGCCAGGCTGGGCAAGCTGGCGGAGGTCTTCGGCTCCGAGCGCGAGGTGCCCGCCGTGGTGTCGTTCGTCGACATCGCGGGCATCGTCAAGGGCGCCTCCGAAGGCGCGGGCCTCGGCAACAAGTTCCTCGCGAACATCCGCGAGGCCAACGCGATCTGCCAGGTCGTCCGCGTGTTCGACGACTCGGACGTGATCCACGTCGACGACCGCGTCGACCCGGTCGCGGACATCGAGACGATCAACACCGAGCTGGTGCTGGCCGACCTCCAGACCCTGGAGAAGGCCATCCCCAGGTTGGAGAAGGAGGCGCGGACCCAGAAGGACCGCCGCCCCGCGCTGGAGGCCGCGCAGAAGGCCCGCGAGATCCTCGACGCCGGGCGCACCCTGTTCTCCGCGCAGGCCGAGGTCGACGGCGAGCTGCTGCGCGAGCTGAGCCTGCTCACCACCAAGCCGTTCCTGTACGTGTTCAACGCCGACGAGGGCGTGCTCACGAACGAGGCGAGGGTGAAGGAGCTGCGCGAGCTGGTCGCGCCCGCCGACGCGGTGTTCCTCGACGCCAAGGTCGAGGCCGAGCTGCTGGAGCTGGACGAGGAGTCGGCGCGCGAGCTGCTGGAGTCGATCGGCCAGCACGAGCCGGGCCTGCACGCGCTGGCCCGCGCGGGCTTCCACACCCTGGGCCTGCAGACCTACCTGACG encodes:
- the ychF gene encoding redox-regulated ATPase YchF, whose protein sequence is MSLTLGIVGLPNVGKSTLFNALTRNDVLAANYPFATIEPNVGVVPLPDARLGKLAEVFGSEREVPAVVSFVDIAGIVKGASEGAGLGNKFLANIREANAICQVVRVFDDSDVIHVDDRVDPVADIETINTELVLADLQTLEKAIPRLEKEARTQKDRRPALEAAQKAREILDAGRTLFSAQAEVDGELLRELSLLTTKPFLYVFNADEGVLTNEARVKELRELVAPADAVFLDAKVEAELLELDEESARELLESIGQHEPGLHALARAGFHTLGLQTYLTAGPKEARAWTIPQGATAPQAAGVIHTDFERGFIKAEVVSFADLVETGSMAAAKAAGKVRMEGKEYVMADGDVVEFRFNV